One Rhinolophus sinicus isolate RSC01 linkage group LG06, ASM3656204v1, whole genome shotgun sequence DNA window includes the following coding sequences:
- the EXPH5 gene encoding exophilin-5 isoform X3, protein MLKQPLTYRLKKGMAENDPMDLQASGSKNIPNQKNLPSVPSRLSFRSFSSLFSFRKSRKETLKLQSLGQKGCDGHAELPVSVRGNTLQAKLYNSHLENQPVDSAFVPKPAGMREGSGVPPWDASLLENEFFRVLDDLDSKLAQEQYPSSVNTTTPLNYGSRTQFSHFYSSGNRHGNITGRNKNHYNETSNMSIYDILRPRTPREGFKTFSPRTRTIYDMYRTREPRVLKEDYMQKNTFGSTSLCFDSRQRLASPATGHFTARSLHFPTTTQNKSGFIPPNHQQSPKRSPLSSIIWNRSDFSRDRQNQEELLTAPSPMEVDPADQYTYPRCFQDKRRYKFYCSQSVYQNVGLNSPTNNAMSPDPFENSENMPFYHQDNPFARSFFSNTFGRSREQRFGQSPFWGQQEEHSTWSGFHQSRKAFTSSDRDFEMTSPEASSASAGHGHSVSSQHGGSFSHSYRTNVSRDQEEPHPWQFDSQTSTLESMEVSQGNENQMTHFNTQNVCSVTGSSPIKSGGLECQQDSSIEVHVNKDPYSFGIAQTLVSSFRTSFPQIPDDKGTSQSPNFQNSTVTLKKIKPASLPMRNYTEVTVTNSNSFDSPPLLESQPNILVTGVNNEKDLNESVLEKDKQLNKMDHTNTASEMPQPVSQTVTSDPLADFQNPLSQDSAKSNRFVFNTSTTVSSKKSPSVTSRKDISKIHISQRDKANELKTDKSYIENRKLGSATSLSFIRESRIPSSFSSPKQGCPQELRVSNEDISSIITNKHWSSEPTDNQNVQAPAKLAVLETEKEQCSKTHLTNGSKSAASHNIPCDSLCLSSGTLPDSSPSNNSFLNALVVPSTTVFSKKTPSGKDPSQGEREEKDNDNKNKNNHLVPNPSENQKSDHSCVPIHNEVVDVVKCPPFRVGKVKGKVRRRISYIEKLSKTESKSTPTSDSSSFNDVNQSDSKAPEHHTIYCTLPRKTASFLIDSRESESKMVSSFRNEPLPLQTENNVESPVGKDTASKCSHSSSVSESSCSKVVSDSVSVPHEATERMTNMADIGSASIREGPLPFLIKRAVSCPSGVPGFSVVRDERKKCLVSDTDASAVILRPWEKTINPLESNSSVRDCSLTRRPHQKEYPQECTEKDGKMAASKTGIFSLSNENPLPFSSDMSGEKSGKTLHNFKTTSMFSVSRDEDNVKCLEVVSIYYTLPRKHSKKFRDLLQKYTQNIDSLTKSTEVGTETFPNVLEKDKLNYSTQEQSGTPSSEDLKIQVSSSQENSHCLSHNTENVTVLQLPSIGPSESTFQEMASIEADVSHCKGESKTREISPDNLAKKPLGDSQNRKERGKKLKSGTLHTSSMLQGKKVTEEKSENYEKSIKSSNSGPSNLPAHSEENVENPQTRRSSGECAGSDIAMTTTGSRKCLQKDITGIAKDDSSNGSQPRKVRGEIAADFQKKTEKALSDSESQVFALTPALHKLQLDKETYSGEQDLDSLQFEPRELPQRSQELNLTENSKAKDERQRLAWDQLSLPARSNENETNLDNLERGKNRSSVKHRLAARSKASRKFPAKDLSPRKHVGAIFPQSGNSSDIAGLSLGTPECNPRSSEPAAMSTESTGESGLSNDGLDVEISDNPLQVTVTPNREASTHLSNQKSNSISQPHQNEFKNISESRPNYENSKDVTVAQILERESGTLVQPTLTSRREADFFDHQRGLNRHFPLEPAEKSIVSMPLASCQQQQRSTASLQWEPEAHPYRSKSLKNISVHGDAFRKSHPPKARERHFSESTSIDNALSRLTVGNEFSNNSGDSQRFKFFSELSSYNENESWALYSGRTKMSPKSATSISRPIDYGIFGKEQQLAFLENVKRSLTQGRLWKPSFLKNPGFLKDDVINSPKPTELSSSRCPSTQMPGDGLSPSVPLNIYEEDPIDSDCDTDTTTDDEYYLDENDKESEL, encoded by the exons ATGTTAAAGCAACCACTTACATACAGGCTAAAGAAGGGGATGGCAGAAAATG aTCCTATGGATTTACAAGCATCAGGATCGAAAAATATACCTAATCAAAAAAATCTACCATCTGTTCCTTCTCGGCTGAGCTTCAGATCATTTTCTTCCCTGTTCTCATTCAGAAAATCCAGAAAGGAGACTCTAAAGCTTCAGTCTCTGGGACAAAAAGG ATGTGACGGCCATGCAGAACTTCCTGTGTCTGTGAGGGGCAACACTTTG cagGCAAAACTATACAATTCACATCTGGAAAATCAACCAGTTGACAGTGCATTTGTCCCCAAGCCAGCAGGCATGAGGGAGGGAAGCGGTGTGCCTCCGTGGGACGCTTCCCTGCTGGAGAATGAGTTTTTCCGAG ttttagaTGACTTGGATAGCAAACTGGCTCAGGAACAATATCCAAGTTCAGTGAATACCACAACACCTCTCAACTACGGATCAAGAACACAGTTCAGTCATTTTTACTCCAGTGGGAACAGACATGGTAATATCACAGGAAGGAACAAAAATCACTATAACGAAACTTCTAATATGTCTATCTATGATATCCTAAGACCAAGAACTCCTAGAGAAGGTTTTAAAACCTTTTCTCCTAGAACACGGACAATTTATGATATGTACAGGACGAGGGAGCCCAGAGTCTTAAAAGAAGATTATATGCAAAAGAATACTTTTGGTAGTACTTCTCTGTGTTTTGATAGCAGGCAACGATTAGCCTCACCAGCCACAGGGCATTTCACAGCAAGAAGCTTACATTTTCCAACCACAACTCAGAACAAGAGTGGATTTATACCACCAAACCACCAGCAGAGCCCAAAGAGAAGTCCTTTATCATCCATCATATGGAATAGATCAGATTTTTCTAGAGATAGGCAGAACCAGGAAGAGTTGCTGACGGCACCATCACCAATGGAAGTTGACCCTGCTGACCAATATACATATCCCAGGTGTTTTCAGGACAAGAGGAGATATAAATTTTACTGTTCGCAGAGTGTTTACCAAAATGTTGGTTTAAATTCCCCCACAAATAATGCAATGAGTCCTGACCCATTTGAAAACTCAGAGAATATGCCATTCTACCATCAAGACAACCCATTTGCTAGATCTTTCTTTAGCAATACCTTTGGACGAAGCAGGGAACAGAGATTTGGACAAAGTCCTTTTTGGGGCCAGCAGGAAGAACATTCTACCTGGTCTGGCTTTCATCAAAGCAGGAAAGCATTCACTTCTTCTGACAGAGACTTTGAAATGACTTCACCTGAAGCAAGTAGTGCATCAGCTGGTCATGGCCATAGTGTTTCTTCTCAACATGGGGGATCATTTTCTCATAGTTACAGAACCAATGTTTCCAGAGACCAAGAAGAGCCACATCCCTGGCAATTTGATTCTCAGACATCCACACTGGAGAGCATGGAAGTGTCACAAGGTAATGAGAACCAGATGACTCATTTCAACACACAAAATGTTTGCTCCGTGACTGGTTCAAGCCCCATCAAATCTGGTGGGTTAGAATGTCAACAGGACAGCTCTATAGAAGTACATGTCAACAAAGATCCTTACTCATTTGGAATTGCTCAGACTCTAGTATCCTCATTCAGAACTTCCTTCCCCCAGATTCCTGATGACAAAGGGACTTCTCAGAGTCCCAACTTTCAGAATTCTACAGTCACTTTGAAGAAAATTAAGCCTGCTTCTCTTCCAATGAGAAACTACACAGAAGTCACTGTGACCAATAGCAATTCATTTGATTCTCCACCTCTTTTGGAAAGCCAACCCAATATTTTGGTCACAGGAGTGAATAACGAGAAAGATTTGAATGAATCTGttttagaaaaagacaaacaactaaaCAAGATGGACCACACAAACACAGCAAGTGAAATGCCCCAACCTGTTTCACAGACAGTAACCTCTGACCCTTTGGCTGATTTTCAAAATCCTCTTTCCCAAGACTCAGCCAAGAGcaacagatttgtttttaatacGTCTACTACAGTAAGTTCAAAAAAGTCACCTAGCGTCACTTCCAGGAAAGATATCTCCAAAATTCACATATCACAGAGAGATAAAGCCAATGAACTAAAAACAGATAAGAGTtatattgaaaacagaaaacttggCTCAGCAACATCCCTTTCTTTCATTCGGGAAAGCAGGATACCATCATCTTTTTCCAGCCCCAAACAAGGTTGTCCCCAGGAATTAAGAGTAAGTAATGAAGATATTTCAAGCATTATTACAAATAAGCACTGGAGCTCCGAACCTACTGATAATCAAAATGTACAGGCTCCAGCAAAGCTTGCAGTTTTAGAGACCGAGAAAGAACAATGTTCCAAAACTCATTTAACCAACGGTAGCAAGTCAGCTGCCAGTCACAACATCCCATGTGATTCCTTATGTCTGTCATCAGGTACACTACCAGATTCCTCACCATCAAATAATTCTTTCCTTAATGCACTGGTGGTTCCTTCAACTACAGTGTTCTCCAAAAAAACTCCTTCAGGCAAAGATCCATctcagggagaaagagaagaaaaagacaatgataacaagaataaaaataatcatttagtCCCAAACCCCTCAGAAAATCAAAAGAGTGATCACAGCTGTGTGCCTATACATAATGAAGTGGTTGATGTTGTCAAATGCCCTCCTTTCAGGGTTGGAAAGGTAAAAGGAAAAGTAAGACGACGTATATCCTATATTGAAAAGttaagcaaaacagaaagtaaatcaaCACCCACAAGTGACAGCAGTAGCTTCAATGACGTGAATCAAAGTGATTCCAAGGCTCCTGAGCATCACACAATTTATTGTACCTTACCAAGAAAAACAGCCAGTTTTCTCATCGATAGCAGGGAGTCAGAAAGTAAGATGGTTTCTTCATTTAGGAATGAGCCACTTCCActccaaactgaaaataatgtgGAAAGTCCAGTAGGGAAGGACACAGCAAGCAAATGTAGTCACAGTTCTTCTGTGTCAGAAAGCAGTTGTTCCAAAGTAGTTTCAGACTCAGTCTCAGTACCACATGAAGCCACAGAGCGAATGACAAATATGGCAGATATTGGATCTGCTTCCATTAGAGAAGGACCACTTCCATTCCTCATCAAGAGGGCTGTGTCATGTCCTTCAGGGGTACCAGGTTTCTCAGTTgtaagagatgaaagaaaaaaatgcttggtCTCAGACACAGATGCTTCTGCTGTAATACTAAGGCCTTGGGAGAAAACCATTAATCCTTTGGAAAGTAACTCATCTGTTAGGGATTGTTCTTTAACCAGAAGACCCCACCAAAAGGAATACCCTCAAGAATGCACTGAAAAAGATGGTAAAATGGCTGCCTCCAAGACAGGTATATTTTCCCTTTCAAATGAAaaccctttacctttttcttcagATATGTCAGGGGAGAAAAGTGGGAAAACATTACATAACTTTAAGACTACTagtatgttttctgtttctcgtGATGAAGATAATGTAAAATGTCTTGAGGTAGTTTCAATATATTACACTCTGCCAAGGAAACATAGCAAAAAATTCCGTGACCTCCTTCAAAAGTATACACAAAATATCGATTCACTTACAAAATCAACTGAAGTGGGAACTGAAACATTTCCTAATGtgttagaaaaagacaaattaaattaTTCTACACAAGAGCAGTCAGGAACACCTTCATCTGAAGATCTAAAGATACAGGTCAGCTCTTCTCAGGAAAACAGCCATTGTCTTTCGCACAACACTGAAAATGTGACTGTTTTACAATTACCAAGTATTGGACCCTCAGAATCTACATTCCAGGAAATGGCTTCTATTGAAGCAGATGTTTCTCATTGTAAAGGAGAATCTAAAACTAGAGAGATTTCCCCAGATAACTTAGCTAAAAAACCTCTAGGTGATTCACaaaacaggaaagagagagggaaaaaattgaaaagtggAACACTGCATACTTCATCAATGCTTCAAGGAAAAAAAGTTACAGAAGAGAAATCTGAAAATTACGAGAAATCCATTAAATCAAGTAACAGTGGTCCTTCAAATCTTCCAGCCCACTCAGAAGAGAATGTTGAAAATCCCCAAACCAGAAGAAGTTCTGGGGAGTGTGCAGGTAGCGATATAGCCATGACAACTACTGGAAGTAGAAAGTGTCTTCAGAAAGATATTACTGGTATAGCTAAAGATGACAGCTCCAATGGATCGCAGCCTAGAAAAGTCAGAGGGGAAATTGCAGCAGATTTccaaaaaaagactgagaaagcaCTTTCTGACTCAGAAAGCCAAGTCTTTGCTCTTACTCCAGCTTTGCATAAACTACAGCTTGATAAGGAGACTTATTCAGGTGAACAAGATTTAGACAGTTTGCAGTTTGAACCCAGAGAACTACCACAAAGAAGTCAGGAGTTAAATTTGACAGAGAACAGCAAGGCTAAAGATGAAAGGCAGAGGTTGGCATGGGATCAACTTTCACTTCCTGCAAGaagtaatgaaaatgaaaccaACTTGGATAACCtagaaagagggaaaaacagaTCTTCAGTTAAACACAGACTAGCAGCCAGgtccaaagcaagcagaaaattTCCAGCTAAAGACTTAAGCCCCAGAAAGCATGTAGGTGCTATTTTCCCCCAAAGCGGGAACAGCTCTGACATCGCTGGTTTATCTCTTGGCACACCAGAGTGCAACCCGCGGTCCTCTGAGCCTGCTGCAATGTCCACAGAATCCACGGGTGAAAGTGGGTTGAGTAATGATGGACTAGATGTGGAGATATCTGACAACCCTCTCCAGGTAACCGTAACACCCAACAGAGAAGCTTCTACACACTTAAGCAATCAGAAGTCTAACAGCATTTCACAACCACATCagaatgagtttaaaaatatctcagaatCAAGACCAAACTATGAGAATTCTAAAGATGTGACAGTAGCTCAGATTTTGGAAAGAGAGTCAGGAACCCTGGTCCAACCCACACTCACCAGCCGCAGGGAAGCAGACTTCTTTGACCATCAGAGGGGACTGAACCGTCATTTTCCATTGGAACCTGCAGAGAAATCTATAGTAAGCATGCCGCTGGCCAGTTGTCAGCAACAACAAAGGAGTACTGCATCTCTGCAGTGGGAACCTGAGGCACACCCCTATCGTTCAAAGAGTTTAAAAAACATCAGTGTACACGGTGATGCATTTCGCAAAAGTCATCCTCCAAAAGCCAGGGAGCGCCATTTTTCTGAAAGCACTTCTATAGATAATGCCCTAAGCCGACTGACCGTTGGGAATGAATTCTCAAACAACAGTGGGGACAGTCAAagattcaaatttttttctgaactttcctcttacaatgaaaatgaaagttggGCTTTGTACAGTGGCAGGACAAAAATGAGTCCCAAGTCTGCAACATCTATATCCAGACCTATCGATTATGGGATTTTTGGGAAAGAACAACAGTTGGCTTTCTTGGAGAATGTAAAGAGGTCACTCACACAAGGAAGATTATGGAAACCCAGTTTTCTTAAGAACCCTGGCTTCCTGAAAGATGATGTCATTAACTCTCCTAAACCAACAGAGTTATCAAGCTCACGTTGTCCCAGCACTCAGATGCCAGGAGATGGCTTATCTCCAAGTGTACCACTTAATATCTATGAAGAGGATCCAATAGACTCAGATTGTGACACAGACACAACCACAGATGATGAATACTACCTGGATGAAAATGACAAAGAGTCAGAACTATGA